TTAAGCACCTTGGAAGCCAGTTTCAACTTCCTACTATGAAAGGCAGACGAAATCCAAACTGCATCGTTATAGAGAATTACATACAGATAACTACATGTAACATTCATCTGAAGTATACTTTCAAGCTTCCCATGTATTGACTAGGAAGAACAGACTTGCTATTGTTCATGGACAGAATTAGACCATTTAAACATGGGTGATTTCAAGTACAGCACAGGGTATGTAATCCACAGCAAGTCCTATAAGAGGAAGTTTACCTTTTTGATGATCAAATGGCTCCAGCACTGCAAACTATCACACAATTAATTTTAACTGAAGGGTACTTACTGGCCCATCTTCAGACCTTTCTttaggtttttgtttctgtggtggGAGAAGTGAAATAAtctctttcttcatttgctgAAGAACTTTTTTCAGCTCAGCATTTTCCACTAAAAGCTGCTTCTGGCGTTGCTCATAGTCACTTAACAGAACTTTGtacatttcttcttcatttctagAAGCAGAAATCTTACAGTAACAAGACAACAAATACAGCATATGTGTCAATTAACGTTGTTCTATAACAACTAGAAGTTCACCTGGCTTCTGTCTTATCAGTCCTCCATGCACCTCTCTTCCCATCAGCTCTACCAACATAATTTAGAACTTCCATAGCTGCAAGTGAAAAGGATAtttcaaagcatgaaaaaatatgcaagtaTATAAATACTCAGATAACACTACATttacttgtttgcttttacaCATAATTATTGTCAAGAGACCACATTACCTAAATGTTTCCCTCAGTCTTACGACCCAGATGAGACCACATTGCCCTCCTGAACAAGAGTAAGataatcaagaaaaataaataacttcttgTGTTTGGAAACCTGGGGTGGGGGTGTTCTCATCCTGTCTcttattttatacatttcttAACAGCACTTTCATCCATATTTCAGCTTTTATATAAAtcaattattttgaaatcacaTCAGGTTAGGAGTCAAAGTTCAATTCTAGTTAGCTTTCAAGGAAACAGGAACTAGATTTAAAAGCTGGTTATTTTGACCTTGCTAATACTTCAACTAGCATTATCTAACTGGAGTCAGCAACATGATACAAGTTAAGATTTGTTCACCTTAGGGTGAAGCTTCTAGAGATTACTGTGCTGATATCTAGTGATTTTCTACTGTCAAAATAGGTGTTCCTGCTACGGCATCGTAATCCAACCTGAAAAACTAACTCAgcaacattattttcttctggtttaGTGAACTGTTTTTGTTCAGTAAAAATATGACATGCTACAAATGGCAAACAACTGAGAGCATTTGGAGAGTAGCAGAAGGGATAAGAAAGGAAGATCAGGACTTCCTTTCCAATGACAGTCTCCATGCTCTGTCTGAGACAGGAATTTCACAACACATTCGCTGATCCACAAGTTAAACACTTGGGAAAGCGATATGAATACACTCCAAACCaaatttaagcatttttaaaatacagaacaaactATTTCGTTCTGGTACTCTACTTACCaatctttttgtcctttttgttcATGACTAATTGATGTAAGCGTTCCTTTAATTTGTtatattctctctctttcctcttcatATCATGATTGTACTGTGTAGCTCTACTTGAAATTATGTTTTGCAACTTCTGTACCTAAGAACAACCacataaaaaacatttcaactAATGCATataaggaaacatttcttcagaaaaccaaaacaaagaggagaagtgaaataacatttattagAACTGCTTCTGGTTAAAGGAATTGACAACAGGAATCAGGAGTACTCTCCTAACAAATAGGTTCTGACCTGTCTCAGgaagttttgttgcttttacGCACAAACCAACACCACAAGCAACATATGCTACAGTTCATCAGTACAACTAAGCACATTTTTTAGTGATTTAAGTGATAACCTTCTCTGGCTTCAGTAATTAATGTTTGGGATTTGATTAACTCTAAAGTAGGTTTATTAGGTTTacactaaaaaataataaacacattGCTCCTTTTGGATAGCAGAATTGAAAAGGAAGACTATTTTATTTAGTCTATAAGAACAAACATATCATAAAGCATATTCTAGACCCATACTAtcattagtgttttttttttccccaaagcatcAGTTTTAACTTTAACAACATGTAGAACATTCAACATTTCAAGCTAGAACTTTATGAAGTTCATTATAAACAGATACTACTATGATTGCTAACTACATGAACATGTTTATGAATGCAGAGAACATTCATGGAAATTTAGGAACCATGTAAGCACAGAGGGCTGGGGAGAACGTGGAAACAAATTCCAAACTAAATGAAGTGTTTTCTGATCTTGGTTCTTCTAAGAATCTTAATGATTTAATGAGTGTGGGTTTTGTGGTCCGTCCCCTGCCCCCACTCTCCTCTACAATATAACAAAAAAGTAAGTGCTCCTATACATATAGGTTTGAGGAAGCAACTGAATCACACTGTATCCTCTTACTTCTTAATATTtaaacattacaaaataaagttaaaatcaAAAAGTATGAGAAAACTGCACATGTTTCTACATTACTATAACTTGGACCTATGCCTTGCAGAACCTATTTAATTTATGTAATGTGTCAATTTCTTTGCTGAAATACAacattcattagaaaaaaaaatcaaagtaaacaGCTACCAGATACCATGCAAACATCATCATACTACTGAAAACCTATGTAATAATCTGTGTTGATGCACATAACTCACTTCATCCTTCTCATTTTTAAGTAACTGGTGCAAGTTTCTGTTCTTGCTTTGCAGTTGTCTGTCCCTTTCCTGAAGTCCAACTATTTCCCTTTTAGATAATTCCAGCTGTTCCTAGAAAAAGGAATGTTGATAGTTCAGTatcaatgcaaaaaaaacaaactgcaaagtCACCTCATTTGAGTCAAGTCTTCTTATATTTGACCTCTGATGTTTCTTGATCACCTTGCACTTTCAGTGACAAATTAGTCAAATTAGTTCTATCTTCTGGAGCAAGTATGATTCTCCAGTACAAGAAACACTCCCatccacaaaaaataaataaataaataaataaattagcttGGTATTTAACATACCTTATACAATTACTGCTTTTTCAGTAAGTCAGGATTCTGTAAGCGTATCTCTACCACAGGATTGAAGGTGGATACTTAGCAACCTGTTTTAATTTGGGACTACCATTTTACTGGAGTGTTTCTCTTAAATAATCCAGGGAACAATTAACATAGATATGTAAATTGTGACCATAGCAAAACAAATAGGACATCTCACATATATAGAGTAAGGCTGGACAAATGATCCCATTGTAACAGATTATGCACGACTGGCATTTAAGAACTTTCTTCCACAAACATGGGACTCAAACCTGAAACTGCCACCTTGAATGGTCAGAAGAAAACACTACATACAAACTCTTTTCTCGCGTGTGCAGCAAGCTACAAGTGAGTAAAGTTATGTAAGCATCAAAAGCTTCTAAGCAGCAAATCACATCTGAACACATTTAACACAATAGCATATGTCAAGAGGATTGCCGCACGATATCTGAAAGAATTTACATAAGAAACCTTGTATGATGACAGATAAATTAAATGTCCTGACATTGAAGTAGCGCTAGCAAGTTTTTATGCATTCTCAACTTAAAAGCCATTTGTCTAGGAAAAGTATCATACATAGTGTATTAAAATGACTATAGTTACACTTGATTTTTAAGGTCACATCAAAACACTCCTGTGTGGCTGACTAATCTCGGCAGAAGGGCTCCTGTGATTTTGAGAAGCTATAGCACTATTTGACAAGGAGAGTGCTGGACAGtcttactgaaaaacaaacttatGTGGCCCTTAGTCATGcacttgatttttaatttttcttccccaggcaGAATCAAAGGAAACAACAGTCTTCTGATATGACTGCACATGAGTACCCACAAAGTAGCATAAGCTGTGAACTTCTAATGCATCAGCTATTCCACAGTAGCAGACCTGTAGGTATTTATCCCATGGTGTAAAATGAAACAATCTCATTTTTGGCAGCAAGCTTCTGAGCAGTCTTTATGAAAAGGCTATGTGGTCAGCTATTCAAGgaatttaacaacaacaacaaaaaaaaaaaacacacacaaaaagctaCACATATGGAGAACGAGTGGTAAAAGCCCTGTGTAGGTTGCTTTTCCTAGTACATGTCACTATCACTGATTACAATAATACTGTGAATTTATCTTTTAGAACAGGGTATGCCCTATTAGATGATATTCAATGAGCTGAACTGACGTGTTTAGCATTTTCACCTACAGCATGCATTTCCATGCAACACTTCCAAACTGAACAGTCTTCCCTCTTCCTTGAGGAAAGACCTAAGCAGGTTTTCCATTCTTTCACTAATTCACATTTCATTAACAAatcttccactggaaaaaaaaaatcaaaaacaagaatgcacatacaaatacaaacacagattagaactggggaggaaaacaaaattcactcACTGTTAAGAATGTACAGTATCTGTTAAACACAAGTGCTGCATTATATTGGTGGAATTATCTTGTTTTCTACCTTTAATTTAGCATAGGAGTTCTGTAAGTGATCCATATCACTACCCAGTTTCAGGTGCTGCATTTCTACTTCTTCCTGAGCTCGAAGGTTCTTGTGCTGCTGTACAAGCAATTCATTCATGCAATTTATGATGGATATTAAgtttaattcttttcctttcgGCTCCACATAAATAGAAGGGAAGCCCAATGTTGTCAATTCCTGGTGAAAGACAAAGGGGAGAGGGGATAAATAAGGGGTTCAATCTCTCAGATAAACAATAACAGGTGAAATcctatatgaagaaaaatatatattccacACCAACTTTAGCATTAAGAAAGAAGCCTTCCTAATCCAGTGCTTCTTCACTACCAAAACTGGTTTAATGTCATCTTCAAACAACGGCGAATAAACAAGAAGATCTGGCTTACCCTATTGAGATAGGATATACTCTGTTCAATATTCTCTTCTGTGCAAAAGGCACTGAAAAAGCTGTGCATGCTTTTGGATGAAGGCAGTGGCAAGCGTAGCACTTGTGAGTTCATGCTTGGGGGtgatatctttttttctgaggtatattgaaaaatatttttgctatctaaaagttaaaaatattaagaaacaaGTCAGGGCTGGTAGTTTAAGACATCATATacaaaaaatttttaaaaacaaatccctTAAATACCAAAATTATTCTTTATAGACACTTACAAGTCTAGAGCTTAGAATGTCATCTATAATGAAATATAACAACATAACATATTAAACAACTCACAATAAAAAGAAGGATAGCTAAACTTCTACAGAAAATCTAAAGATTTCACAACAATTTCATGTGTTGTATCTTTCAACTGTTACTATTCCTCCCTCCATGAAAGAACTCTCCAACCTTTCTTCTTAATCGGCTTGCTAAAAAACACGTGCTTTATTTATACAGGTGCAAAAGCTGTAAATTGAGTTACAAATTCCTCCAAAAATATATGATATCCTTAGGCAAAGCAAGTGTGTACTATAATTAAATCTTCCACTAGGTagaagcaggcaaaaaaaaaaaaaatctcttttaataAATTTGTCATCATTTTATAAGGCATGAGAACATAGAACAAATTAAGAATGCTCTGAAAGTGCAAGATAATCtgaaaagtatatttaaaaaattgatTAGAAAGCCTTAGAACTTTCATTCATACATATGAAAGAATAGtattttaaagcagcatttctacAAGGACTCAatccccaaaaaaaaaaaaaaaaaaaagctttgtatcTACTAGACTAGTTAACAGCATGTTAAATAACATGAAGTATCTCATTCATAAAACCCCAATCTCTCTTAAGCAGCTATAATACCACCGGTAGAGCTAGCAAATCCACTCAATTCAAAATATTACTAGTTTACCTGATGACAGCACTGGCACAGTAACAGTCTTCCAATCTCCCATAGCAACAAGGGCAGGCAGGGTACCTGAGCAACTGGTTCAGCAGTGAAGTATTTAGTAGAATTCCCGACGATGGGTGTTACGTAGGCATCTCCTAAAATAGCAAGAGCATTTTAGATTAACAGTAGCATCTAATACAGCTAGGAGATTAAAGGAGGCATAGGAGAGAGAGACTACTGAACTTAAGCCACATGACATTTGTCTACTTCTTCACACAGTGAAGAACACCATAAGCACAGCAAAAATTATACTGTAGAAATGATGTATCTGTATTTAGTTAGACTTGAACTTAACCAAGTCTTGTAAACCATCAACTAAAACACCATGCACACATGGAAAGTATAAAGATATTTTAGATAACCCACTTGTTTCTGTCAACATACATCAGAGAAAGCACAGCAAgccaaatatttaatatttttctgcaataTAACCAGGAAGCAGCTTTATCAAGATAAATTTATGTGCAGTTTTAACATAAATCTGtcttaatgaaataattaacaGGTGACAAAGGCTCTAGAAAAGATTTATTGGCCAACAGAGCAAAGGaacttttatatatttatatatatatatatatatatatatatataaaatagtaataatatattaaatatttaactatATAAATTTAAACTTAACCTATGTACCTTAATATACCACGTATACACAGTTACACTGCCTTTCCCCGGCAAGCTGCTTGCTTATTTGCAAAATCTCCAAAACTGCTGAAGGAAAAGGCAAAGCCTTACTCCATTGGCACAGCCACTGAGTACAGTACTGGCTCTCTGGAAGCCAACCAAAACTCATTCAtaagaaagaagcagctgaTTGTCCCCTCACCCTACCTCCACCTCCCAGTCTGAAGGCATGCAATAGTGTTACACTGTGACACACTGCTAGAAAATTAAAGCCCAACTTGAATGTTGAAGATCTGGCCAGTGTAAGCCATCAGCTGTTGGGTGAACAATGACACTTCAGGGAAACTATTCATCTGACAGGAAAGAAGGCTTTCGTTTACTTCATTAATACTTCAGATCAAAATCTCAAGTCAATTTAAGATGGACTCCATAGGCTTTTGCAGTACAGCCATGTTTGCCACTAATTCCTCCTAATGTGCACTCAGGGAAAAGGAACTTCTGAAGCTCTGACACTAAACCTTGTATTTTTATCATTGTGGGAAAAGCTATCATTTGGAAAACCAATCTGCTGTCTATTTAAGACACCAGATGTTTGTGGGTGGTCTGCTATCCATAAGGTCCCTTGAGAACAAAAAAGAGACAATAAGAACCCTTACTGATATTTCAAAGCACACAACATAATGCCCAGCGTAACACCAAGTTTTAAAGAAATCCTATTGGTACACAGCCACATCACAGAGTGTTCAGCACTAGAAAATAAGGTATCCACCTGGATGAATACTTCTGCAGGTTCATGTACTTGTATAAAAAGATAAACAATTATTCCTCAGATGAGTTGAAACATTGCAGCAACTACTAAACTGCACATCAGAAAGCACATATAAGGCAGGGAGAAAACAGTAAACATAGTAACAATCTAGAGGCTGTTGTTTATTAAGAAATTGATTATTTTCTCCTTGCCCACtcacatttttcagtgttttcttcctgcaaaaCTAAGATGAACAGAAATGAACTAAGTGAACGTTCAGACTCTAAAGGCAATGACTGACTGACTTCACGGCAGGTCTGTAAGGCAatctcttctttgtttttccccatcacCCAAGTCAAcggtgcttttaaaaatgtaattcaaaatcaaaataaagattAGGAGGACACatttcatagaatatcccaagttggaagggacctgtgaggatcatcaaatccaattcatagctccacacaggtctacttACATTCTTATTTGGCTTCTGTTGGATCCATCAGATAGAGAAACCTGCAAATAAAAGGGTGGATAAAAAGTCAAATTAAACAAGTATATTCTCATTATTGGTGTCATAATCCTGCATTCtaataatgtatttcaaaaggtTCTTAAGAAACTCAAAACACAAATTCCACTAAGAACTATTGGAAATTCTACAAAAACACTACTCACATTTCATAGATGCAATTAATTTCAAATAGATTGGCATTTATTCTTTAAGAGACTGCATAACCATTATGAGATCTTTCCACCCTAATTCCCTCTAAGTACATCACCAGCCCACAGGTCTCTACAGTGCAAACACTGTTTGGGTTGAGAGGTCTGCATCAGAATAATGCTTGACTGGAAGCAGACTGGACTAATCCACGTGAGGGAATACAATAATTCTCTAAATTTTAGTCCTGTAACCTGCACGCCATGTTATTCAGCGTagatattttctgaagactacTTTCTGGTGACACATTGTTTCTACATATACCAGCAAGAGGataaaatgaaagttaaaaaaaaaaaacccacaggtTCAAAAGGATGTCTAGCAAAGATACAGAATGCAAGAATACCCGGGCAGTACAGTAAAGTCCAGATAATACAACTATATTCTTCTCACATCAGTCAGCCATGAAGAATCTAGAGCCTTTTGTCGTGAAAGGGCAACTAGCAGTACACTGCATATTAGTCAAtacaacagaattaaaaataaaaatgaagatctGGTGAGTGCTAAACTCAAAAACTTCCTCCAACTGTTAAACCAACACACTAAAAGTAATTCAGATTGCTATATGGCATCAGAAGAATGCACTAGCTTTGAAGCAGTGATCATTTCAGAGAGCAGTCACTATTTTGTACATGCACCATCTTTGCACGCTGTATTTAGAATTAAACTCAGATGCGCAGAACGAGACAATCCCTGTGTCAGCTGCAAAAAGGAATGCCACAAGCCTTTAGTCCCATGCTAAGATCAACTCATCAGTTCCACATGGCTTCTGCTGCCAGTTCAGGACCTTACCCAGGACTTTTGAAGCTATCTAGTGATTAAGATCCATCAGCTACATTTCCTCACCAATCTAGGCAGCTCCCCTGGAGCAACGCAGCCCAAAATAGCCTCACTGAAGTATGCAAGAGCTAAAGATGAGCATCCCTGATCAAGACAGAGGAGATGCAAAATTAGTTTAGATAAACTGTGTTTATAAGGGACTCTAACACCCTTTTAACCACCATATcaaagaactgtattttttgaagctgcattttctgtaattatggaggtataataaaataataaacaagatttaaaagtattttaggCATCTCCCTAAGCTATCCAAAGTTAACACATAAAGGCTTGTTACCCTTTTTTTAGTTAAagatttgttgttttggtttcggttttgttgttttttttttattcctcccgTTGTGATTCCCACACCCTTTAAATCCTGGCTGGGAAAACAGGCAGTAGGAAGCTAAATCAACGCTTGCTGTTTCCCAGCACCTCTTATTAACTCCAAAAATCTGACTGACCATCGGTGGCAGGGGGGAGAAAAGAACAAGTCTCTGAACAGCCAAATCTGCTGTAACTActtaatgattttctttctgtgcccATTCCAGCATACAGGGATTTGTTGCAGCCATTTCACCAATAGATCTGATGACTCACCCAAAAATCTGTAATGATCCAGTGCTTGCCAGGCAGTTCTCTGCCCATTGGCAGCATCACTTTTGTTCCAGTCAAGAAATTGGGTGAACAAAACCTAGGAggattgttaaaaaaaaaaaaaaaaaaaaaaaaaaaaaaaaaaaaacacgcctCTGGGGCCCAACTTCACATGAGTGAACATAACAGCAGAGCCATCTCAttgcaactaaaaaaaaaaaaatctaacaaaaacCCCACCCCAAAAAGATATGCATGCTAAAAATAACAGACAGCTTGATTAACATCAATAATCAAACCAAAGAAGTCAGAAcaagtacaaaagaaaaaaaaattaaaaagccattGTGATGATAACACAGCAGAACTCAACTCCTTGAAGTTCACCCCaagagttatttatttattcatttaaacaaaaacctACAGGACTAGCCCCACAAACTCCTACATAATTcactaacatttattttccttttcaatgaAGTTTAGAGTAAACTTTTAAGTGTAAAACCACATGTCACAAGCACATAGGTGAAAGGAGCTGTTCTTAAAACGACTGTTCTGTGGTTTGGGGAACAGGGGAGGGATTGATAATGACTGAGCCAGAACTCAAGTCAAATCCAACCTCATAAGGCTGAGTTTAGACTGTGTCACAACTGAAGAATCATGAGCAATAAGCACTAGGATTATAAACTTCACACAACacagtatatttaaaatttctgaatattgtatttaactttaaaaatgagTAGCTCTGAgctgataaaaataattcagacaaCCCTGTGTTAGAAGAAGTGAATAGCATGT
The sequence above is drawn from the Anas acuta chromosome 8, bAnaAcu1.1, whole genome shotgun sequence genome and encodes:
- the SSX2IP gene encoding afadin- and alpha-actinin-binding protein isoform X2 — encoded protein: MGDWKTVTVPVLSSDSKNIFQYTSEKKISPPSMNSQVLRLPLPSSKSMHSFFSAFCTEENIEQSISYLNRELTTLGFPSIYVEPKGKELNLISIINCMNELLVQQHKNLRAQEEVEMQHLKLGSDMDHLQNSYAKLKEQLELSKREIVGLQERDRQLQSKNRNLHQLLKNEKDEVQKLQNIISSRATQYNHDMKRKEREYNKLKERLHQLVMNKKDKKIAMEVLNYVGRADGKRGAWRTDKTEARNEEEMYKVLLSDYEQRQKQLLVENAELKKVLQQMKKEIISLLPPQKQKPKERSEDGPVLSDLEEDIGELNKENMWELSCETVREQLTNSIRKQWRMLKNHVEKLDNQVSRVHSRALDDKDVISREDHELETEKLELEIQQCKEMIKTQQQLLQQQLMSPCDDDTTLLLQDCYLLEERERLQEEWRLFREQKKNFEKERRSFTEAAIRLGLERKAFEEDRGAWLKQQFLSSDQDGRLLNSTSQQRKPHCTLSGPVSAEPCQTSQYISRNSSNVASKKPTGDSKPNQWEESDEGEIE
- the SSX2IP gene encoding afadin- and alpha-actinin-binding protein isoform X1, with translation MGDWKTVTVPVLSSDSKNIFQYTSEKKISPPSMNSQVLRLPLPSSKSMHSFFSAFCTEENIEQSISYLNRELTTLGFPSIYVEPKGKELNLISIINCMNELLVQQHKNLRAQEEVEMQHLKLGSDMDHLQNSYAKLKEQLELSKREIVGLQERDRQLQSKNRNLHQLLKNEKDEVQKLQNIISSRATQYNHDMKRKEREYNKLKERLHQLVMNKKDKKIAMEVLNYVGRADGKRGAWRTDKTEARNEEEMYKVLLSDYEQRQKQLLVENAELKKVLQQMKKEIISLLPPQKQKPKERSEDGPVLSDLEEDIGELNKENMWELSCETVREQLTNSIRKQWRMLKNHVEKLDNQVSRVHSRALDDKDVISREDHELETEKLELEIQQCKEMIKTQQQLLQQQLMSPCDDDTTLLLQDCYLLEERERLQEEWRLFREQKKNFEKERRSFTEAAIRLGLERKAFEEDRGAWLKQQFLSMSTDHKHSENVTTSSAFLGSSDQDGRLLNSTSQQRKPHCTLSGPVSAEPCQTSQYISRNSSNVASKKPTGDSKPNQWEESDEGEIE